The following DNA comes from Hemibagrus wyckioides isolate EC202008001 linkage group LG05, SWU_Hwy_1.0, whole genome shotgun sequence.
TAAACTGGGacaacatttgtttatttctagttGCCAGATAGACATGTAGCTCCAATAGCCAGAAAAATCTTTAATTCAGTATGAAGACTAGGTTTAAGCTAAATGCACTTTTGCACTTTACAGTGACTGGTCACACCATGATGCTGTAACTACAACCAACTCAGTCGGTTAACAAATCAAACACTCCTCTCTACCTAGGAAAAACAATTTTGAAATTTTATTGCTAAATTTTCTAGTTTTCATGAACAACTCCTATGCTGGAGCAGCACATCAGCTATACTAGCGTAGGAGTTTCTTCATCTGGTTCAAGTGACTCTGACTTGGTGGAACATCAGCTGTCAAGAAAATGAACaggaaaatatttcaaaaaagaGAAGCAAAAAATCTCAAGGCTTGGGGTCATGGAAAATTCAACATTCAGGGTCATTGTGAACCTCTGAACTAACCTGTTTTGAATTCCAACACCTGCTACAATATGAATACCAACCAAAGCACAACCTGCTTGACAGGAAACAGATTACTGGTCAGTCTAATTAATGTGGACAGATGATGGACATTCTTTACAGAACCAGGAACACGGAGGAATTTGGAAAGCCCACTAATGTCAAAACCAACCAGTGcaaaactgtaaaataataTCCCTTTGTTAGCACAAGacacaataagaaaaaaaaggtcagtGCTTTGCTTTATTGAGGAATACAACACAGTGTCCTACATGATTATATCCTTGTTCGTTCTGCTTAGGCGCAATTTAACACCTAGTTAATTATGTGCTCAGCCAAATAAAACATAAGACTAAGCAGCACACTGCTGGATAATGTGATTTTCATTTATCCAGCCCTATTTACAATGTATTCTTTCAACACTCAGGGTGGAACAGTATACTGATTAGGAAAGCTGAAGTATAGTGAGCTCAGAAAAATGCActgcaaagcaaaacaaaagtaatgaaacatttacacttttgaaatctttttaaagaaacagctcagtaaaattaaataaactattttagctttaatttaaaaaggaGTTATACAGTACATGTCCATTGTGAACTTTGTTTCTTTAGCCGGGCATGGGAGCGTTAAGGCTAGTGTAATAACAAGCAAGGTAAACGTATTCCACTCCACCTGCATGCCTGAATTATTCACATCTTTTATGACTACAGGATCAGTTTCCCCTCTCAAATGCTCATGTTTACGGATCCAGTTCAGCACCTGAGTAATCGTTCTTTACTCGGACCCGTTTTGGCAACATAAATGCGTTGTATCTCAAATCTGACACTGATAATCCTGCTGCGCATACAGGGCAATATTATGTAGAATATTTTCTTGCTTTATGATACCAGGCATCATGTGATTGGTAATAAATGTCTTACACTTTTCAGTTGATGTACCTGTCTTTCATATGTGCTTCTACTGTTCATTTAAATCAGTGGGGTTTGGTCAGTAATTGCAAGGATCATATTAACACTCACCTGTCTCCATGTCCGATCTCCTGCCGTTTCCTCCCATCAAAGGAAACCCATGCATTGTTTCGTGCCTCACGCGACAGCATAATCTAAAGGCAGGATATCACGGGGCAAGGTCAGTCATCTTTCCAATATCTCAGATCTCGATATCACATTTAAAagtattaaagtaaataatacaAGATTAGGATCctaaatttaattataattaggTTGTATGGCTCAATAGTGAGGGAAAAGTTTAGGTTTTACTCTGTACTACAGCCACATGCATTAATCTAATCATGTAGTCTCTGTTTGCTCCTTTTATACACTATTACTTTCATGTTCCAGGAAGTTTGCACTGGTTTCCCATTAGACAAGCCCCATTGttactgtatattacagtgcCCTTTGCATACTGGTAGATCATTACTTATGCAATATTGGTGAAACTGTGACAAAGGGACAATGGCACAGTGTTTCGAATTTGTCTGAAGTAAGTGTCTTACCTTGAGCTCGACACCAGCAGGGACAACGATGGgtctaaaagagagagagtgaggacaGATTGGGGTGATCATAATGGCTGGGACGTTGGGGTGGATCATGGAGGCTCCTGCCGCCACGGCATACGCAGTACTTCCTGTTGGCGTCGACACGATCACTCCTGAAGGTAGAGAGGAGGAGTAGGGATTGATGATGTGCATCAAAATAGTGATACATTCAGGTTTTATAACAGAAATCATTATGAGGAATGACCATCGCCTTGTACAGTGGTGATCAGGTGACCATCCAGGAAAAGATCAACGTTAGAGAGGTAGGAGGAAGGACCTCGGTCCACAACGACCTCATTTAGcacctgagagagacagagagatagagagacagatagactgTAGGTTAGGCATAATTATATGGCAATTAAGTCATCTTATACAAGGCTTTATTGAACCCAATGCAGTACTGAATGATtgtacacaataacaaatcGAGTTTTGTGCCCAAAGGGAATTTGTGGTTAGTGCGACGTAACAATTTGTGGCTTATTCTAACAAACCAGATGAACAGATCACCTCTGTGGcttctacacactgtaataaaaaatGCATGTACACATTAACTAACCAGAAGGCCACAATGGTGGttaggttcacacacacacacacacacacacacacacacagacagacagacagacagagacatagaggcaggcagacagacagacatggaaagacagacagaaacggggcagacagacacaggggTAGACAGACGGACAAGACACAGGGACAGCCAGCCGGGCACACGCAGGCCGACACACGGACACACGTTTTTGAGTGTAGgattcaatacacacacatacacatctcaaTGTGTCAACAGGCACAGAGACATTCATTCTTCGAAACCCAGCCAACAGGAAATTTTACCCAAATATCCTCTgttatacaaacacagacacagtcataGATAACCCTCTGTCCTCAGACACTTAATGCTCCGTCACTCACTTGGTATTGCATAGTTTTGCGGCCGGACTCGGCTTCCCCATTTGCGATGATcgcatttttttcctttggtcTGGTTTTCTCCCAGTTTTCTTTCACCACTTTTACCTTCAGTCGACTCCGCAGGATTATGGCTGCGTTGCCTATGGAAACATTTACAGACCGATGTGACCTTAAAAGTGGATTCCAAAGACTATAACTACTAATAGACAATGATAACAAAAGAAGGGTTGTCAGTTGCTCTTCATACtgcaaatatttaataaataaataaataaataaggttaGCGATTGATTCCACAAGACTTTCTCTCAATTACAGAATACATGATGGATGTTCCATTCAATTgtcatatgtaaatatatatacacacacagagattaaGGCTGTTTCTAAAACTACACTATCACTTGGGGAAATATCCCCACTTCAGAACTACACGTAACCCAATAACAGATTATGTCATGATCATTGTCACTGCAACACTTCCTTAGACCTAATCCAGCAGCCAGGTTTGATGCCATTGTCTATTTTTGTCTCCTGGTTGCTTTATAATACATGAGTAATACTTCTCTTTAAGAAAAGGGCACTATAATATAAAGAAGTGTACACATCAGGGTTTGGTTTATGGGAAAAGGAGCTGCAAAAGAACTTCCTGTACTGGAAACAAACaggaaagcaaagaaaaaaaaaagatgacagATAAAGCACATTCCTGGTGATAATAAACAAAACTGCCAAATTCCAAACAGGTCAGTAGAAAACCCTGTGCACTCACCTTCAATAACCTGTGTAACCTGAGATTGGTAGGTATCGAAGTTAAAAGGTGTCAAAAAGCCTAGAGATCCCAAATGGAAGGGCATTACTGGAGGTACGCTTtcctaaaacaaacacaaaaacacagcaatgCAAATGTTGGTGAAAGTGTACAGTGTTCAGATCCTTAACTGTAGTGTTGCTTTACAATGATAGAGGAACAGTAAATTCAACAGCAGATCTGTTCTGATAGACATCCAAGGCACAGTAATATGATACGACATATTGTTTTACTTTTCGGAGTGATGTTGTAAGATGGCTCTATGGATGCCCTTTGTCAAAAGGCTTGATTAAATCACCCAAAACCATTTGGTCTGATAAAACCAGTTCCAAAAAAATGTTGGTGCAACGAAAAGCACATCACCGAAAGAAGACTTTGcttacagtgaaacatggtggtggcatcATCATGCTTTAGGGCTGCTTTTCTTGGGCTTTAATCAAAGTAAAGGGAATCACAATTAACTACATCATCAGTACATTAACTACTGCAGTCGATTTTAATGCAATGTCTTCAGGTGTCTGCTAGTAAGCTCTAGTTCCTGTAGAGACTCAAAGGAATTAACTAAGTAATCCTCCTGAAATGTGAGCTTGTTTTCGGAGACTTTATAATCAAGTCTGCCGTCTCTGTACCTGGAAGAGGGAGGAAGCGTACAGCAAAGTTCCATCTCCTCCCAAACAAATGATGAAGTCTACCCGGTTGGAGATGTCGTCATAATCTGTGACGGGTACAGCAATAGAAATAAAGGTCAAGGATTAGATAAAATACTTGACGCTCTACAAACACATACTTGTATATGAGGATAAACTGCGGGTGTACCTTCACTAAAAGTGCAAAAACTCTTTTTCACGGCCACAAAGCTCTCGTCGTTTGCAATGGCAGGGTCCTCCAGGACTTTCCTCTCCACGTAAACAATCATGTTTTTCTGCTAAAGCGGCATCAAAACATGACAGGAACAACAAATTAGTTGTAGTACTAAAAACATGGGAAAAAATACAATCCAGTTTAAATGGTTAATGATGTTTCTACAGCAATGATAACAAGAAAAGACTTCATCATATAGGACTTTATACACACTTCAAACATTTTCAGAAACAGCTGTGCACATCTGTGCAGTATGAGTAAGTATTCAGACCTCCGTGAGGAAGATGCAAAGCTCTTTAAAAGGCTGCAGGAGACTGACATCCTGAATCTTTTTAATTACAAGGACACTTTTGGGTGGCTTGTTCCAGGTCAACCTCTGACTTGCTGGGTCCTGAATATgcctgaaacacaaacaaaaacacacacacacacacacacacacacacacacaatgcaggtGTTTAATTCAATTAGACTCAATTAGAACATTTATAGCAGTTCTAACAAAAGACATTCATAATGTAGATCTATAGAAATACATGAATTTTagatatacattttacatttctaaaCTGTTCCGTAATGAGCCATGATGGCAGGGGGAAAACACTCCTAGAGATGACAAGGTGATGAAGAAACCTTGGTCATCCTCATCATTTCCCTTGTATAGTTTTTGACTATACTGTATAGTCAGAAAGTGTCACTCATGATCTTAAGGGCCACCCATGCACATGAATCACTTAACGTGAAATTTATTATGTTAAACTTTTTAATGATGGACAATTGAGTGCAAACCTGTTCATAGCATGTGCATTCCTCAGTCGTTCCAAGCAAGAACATTCTGTAACCACCAAGACCAGGTATGTAATCAAACAACTTAGCACTTTACCCATTGTAGCCTTTAGTAAATAGTTTAACAGGCCTAAGCTCTTAGAAAGCAACCTAGAATTTGCTGAAGTCACTACCTCAGACTGAGCAAAACATGTTCAGTACTTGATTTCTGCAAGCAAGTTAAAGAGACTGGATGAATGCTGGCATGCAGTTTTGTGTAAAGTTATGCtcatcattttaaataacaaatcatTTTTTGCATAATGCCTGTGAACTCAGGTCTGTTAAACACACTCTGTGCAGCCTTAACCATTACATAACCCTAATCAGTAttaatctctctcactcacacacacagagcactgagACTATAGAGAATGCAGTTagtagcattttatttttttaaaagaaatatcatTATAgatatatacttatatttattACTAACCCTAGCTTTTGATTCTCTGTAGTGTCACGCTAAGAGAGACTAAGCACAAGTCTA
Coding sequences within:
- the nadka gene encoding NAD kinase isoform X3 translates to MESSGDASWVLKPETACSSCAGSEPPISGKAFRNKPKARSMSTSAVPSCAEFRRTQSLHGPCPVTTFGPKACMMKNPKAVMHIQDPASQRLTWNKPPKSVLVIKKIQDVSLLQPFKELCIFLTEQKNMIVYVERKVLEDPAIANDESFVAVKKSFCTFSEDYDDISNRVDFIICLGGDGTLLYASSLFQESVPPVMPFHLGSLGFLTPFNFDTYQSQVTQVIEGNAAIILRSRLKVKVVKENWEKTRPKEKNAIIANGEAESGRKTMQYQVLNEVVVDRGPSSYLSNVDLFLDGHLITTVQGDGVIVSTPTGSTAYAVAAGASMIHPNVPAIMITPICPHSLSFRPIVVPAGVELKIMLSREARNNAWVSFDGRKRQEIGHGDSISITTSCFPVPSICFRDPVNDWFESLAQCLHWNVRKKQSHLSSEEEEF
- the nadka gene encoding NAD kinase isoform X2, which translates into the protein MTQDDHEDIKASIRVKVARSIQTLISSRSVLSSSMSSSQMESSGDASWVLKPETACSSCAGSEPPISGKAFRNKPKARSMSTSAVPSCAEFRRTQSLHGPCPVTTFGPKACMMKNPKAVMHIQDPASQRLTWNKPPKSVLVIKKIQDVSLLQPFKELCIFLTEKNMIVYVERKVLEDPAIANDESFVAVKKSFCTFSEDYDDISNRVDFIICLGGDGTLLYASSLFQESVPPVMPFHLGSLGFLTPFNFDTYQSQVTQVIEGNAAIILRSRLKVKVVKENWEKTRPKEKNAIIANGEAESGRKTMQYQVLNEVVVDRGPSSYLSNVDLFLDGHLITTVQGDGVIVSTPTGSTAYAVAAGASMIHPNVPAIMITPICPHSLSFRPIVVPAGVELKIMLSREARNNAWVSFDGRKRQEIGHGDSISITTSCFPVPSICFRDPVNDWFESLAQCLHWNVRKKQSHLSSEEEEF
- the nadka gene encoding NAD kinase isoform X1 produces the protein MTQDDHEDIKASIRVKVARSIQTLISSRSVLSSSMSSSQMESSGDASWVLKPETACSSCAGSEPPISGKAFRNKPKARSMSTSAVPSCAEFRRTQSLHGPCPVTTFGPKACMMKNPKAVMHIQDPASQRLTWNKPPKSVLVIKKIQDVSLLQPFKELCIFLTEQKNMIVYVERKVLEDPAIANDESFVAVKKSFCTFSEDYDDISNRVDFIICLGGDGTLLYASSLFQESVPPVMPFHLGSLGFLTPFNFDTYQSQVTQVIEGNAAIILRSRLKVKVVKENWEKTRPKEKNAIIANGEAESGRKTMQYQVLNEVVVDRGPSSYLSNVDLFLDGHLITTVQGDGVIVSTPTGSTAYAVAAGASMIHPNVPAIMITPICPHSLSFRPIVVPAGVELKIMLSREARNNAWVSFDGRKRQEIGHGDSISITTSCFPVPSICFRDPVNDWFESLAQCLHWNVRKKQSHLSSEEEEF